The DNA sequence CTCATAGGCGAGAATCTCAAAGAACGGAGGTTTCATAGAAGAGCGGCTTTCGTTACGTATGAAGTTAGCCGCCTGACAGGCAAAAGCGTGTATCTGTCTGTTCTATTTTCGAGTTTTCGTAATCCGGGCTAACCTTGGATCCAGCAGGACCTTCAAGGTGAAGGCCCTGTTTGCTCCTGTTCGTGTTGCTGAGATTAAGAACGAAGTTGTTCTCAGTTTTCTCAGATTGGTCTCACGTTCTCGGCACACGGTCCTTTGGGACCACGTCCTTCAGTGTACGACACTCGCTGTCCGGTCTGGAGCTGGTCGAATGGTATTCCTTCAAGATTCGACGAGTGGAAGAACAGGTCCTTGCCAGTTCCAGTATCGATAAATCCAAAGCCCTTCTGCATTACCACTTTGATCGTGCCTTCAGCCATATTAAGTCCTGTTCCTCAAAAAGAGTTTCTATGCGGAGCTGCCTGACACTACACTGGAGAGACCAATTCGCCGCGTAGACGAATCGTAACTGAAGGGAAGTTGCGAGGTCAACAGGCAGGGACAGTGTTTGTTTTT is a window from the Gimesia benthica genome containing:
- a CDS encoding cold-shock protein — protein: MAEGTIKVVMQKGFGFIDTGTGKDLFFHSSNLEGIPFDQLQTGQRVSYTEGRGPKGPCAENVRPI